One part of the Candidatus Flexicrinis affinis genome encodes these proteins:
- a CDS encoding undecaprenyl-phosphate glucose phosphotransferase, producing MSAPAPIFKPPSLPRWPNGGTPRVVNTQQSARIKRVLSALLVVLDGAALSIGFLLGYETRRLTLDTNPDLFPTFDRYLPILALNLIVILLMFYSVRLYHQRRTFSRFDMARNVVGVVTLGTVLVSGIQDLFLRNTLLEVDYPRTMFLYVWLYSLVLVVVGRELHRQVINRLRRAKITADNLLVVGSSKTAGDLMHSIHHRPELGYNLVGAVDREADPREKTPGVPFLGTYDDLPTIIDKYQIEQVIIALPDGRRQEVPDLVVRCQRGRVDIKVLPDIFAYMAGDLNVDDLGGTPLLTVRDIAMRGWKLSAKRAMDIVGAVAGLILLSPFLLLTAFLIKRDSKGDVFYTQPRMGLDGRPFPMIKFRSMRIDAEASGPGWTVENDPRVTNIGRFMRRTNWDEMPQLINILLGHMSIVGPRPERPEWVMKFREQIPRYMERHREKAGLTGWAQVNGLRGDTSISDRTAYDLWYVENWSLWLDTKIIIRTAWQTITRSSPNAY from the coding sequence ATGAGCGCGCCCGCCCCGATCTTCAAGCCGCCTTCGCTCCCGCGCTGGCCCAACGGTGGTACGCCGCGCGTCGTCAACACGCAGCAGTCGGCGCGCATCAAACGAGTCCTGTCGGCGCTGCTGGTCGTTCTGGACGGCGCAGCGCTGTCGATCGGCTTCCTGCTCGGCTATGAAACGCGCCGGCTCACACTCGATACGAACCCCGACCTGTTCCCGACGTTCGACCGCTACCTGCCGATACTCGCGCTCAACTTGATCGTGATCCTGCTGATGTTCTACAGCGTGCGGCTGTATCATCAACGGCGAACGTTCAGCCGCTTCGACATGGCGCGCAACGTGGTCGGCGTCGTCACGCTCGGCACGGTTCTGGTCAGCGGCATCCAAGACCTGTTCTTGCGAAACACGCTGCTGGAAGTCGATTATCCGCGCACGATGTTCCTCTACGTGTGGCTGTACAGTCTGGTCCTCGTTGTGGTCGGGCGCGAACTCCACCGGCAGGTCATCAACCGGCTGCGCCGCGCGAAGATCACCGCCGACAACCTGCTCGTCGTGGGAAGCAGCAAGACGGCTGGCGACCTGATGCACAGTATCCACCACCGGCCCGAGCTGGGGTATAACCTGGTCGGCGCGGTCGACCGCGAAGCCGACCCGCGCGAAAAGACGCCCGGCGTCCCGTTCCTCGGTACCTACGACGACCTTCCCACGATCATCGACAAGTACCAGATTGAGCAGGTCATCATCGCGCTGCCGGATGGACGGCGGCAGGAAGTGCCCGATCTCGTCGTCCGGTGCCAGCGCGGGCGCGTCGACATCAAGGTACTGCCGGACATCTTCGCGTACATGGCCGGCGATCTGAACGTCGACGACCTCGGCGGTACGCCGCTGCTGACCGTGCGCGACATCGCCATGCGTGGTTGGAAGTTGAGCGCAAAGCGTGCGATGGACATCGTTGGGGCGGTTGCGGGCTTGATCCTGCTGTCGCCGTTCTTGCTGCTGACCGCGTTTCTGATCAAACGCGACTCGAAGGGCGACGTGTTCTACACACAACCCCGCATGGGTCTCGATGGCCGCCCATTCCCGATGATCAAGTTCCGCTCGATGCGCATCGACGCCGAGGCCAGCGGCCCGGGCTGGACTGTAGAGAACGACCCGCGCGTGACCAACATCGGCCGTTTCATGCGGCGCACCAACTGGGACGAAATGCCGCAGCTCATCAACATTCTGCTCGGCCACATGAGCATCGTCGGCCCGCGCCCCGAACGCCCCGAGTGGGTCATGAAGTTCCGCGAGCAAATCCCGCGTTATATGGAACGTCACCGCGAGAAGGCCGGCCTCACCGGATGGGCGCAGGTCAACGGCTTGCGCGGCGACACGTCGATCAGCGACCGCACCGCTTACGACCTGTGGTACGTCGAGAACTGGTCGCTGTGGCTGGACACCAAGATCATCATCCGCACGGCATGGCAGACCATTACCCGCAGCAGCCCCAACGCGTACTGA
- a CDS encoding glycosyltransferase family 2 protein, whose protein sequence is MTDLGIVIVNYNTVDQLRRALHTLFENTGDLSIRVVVVDNASPDDSVGMVQREFPQAHVIASDTNGGFSIANNHGLRWLGFREDGVSADAPRYVLLLNPDTETPPGTLPAMVQFMDANPDVGISGPRLLQADGSLDLACRRSFPTPWVAFTHFSGLAKRFPDSPRFARYNLTFKDPLGTYDVDSVVGAFTLVRRECLTQIGLMDETFFMYGEDLDWCFRAKQAGWRVMYVGAHHLLHLKGTVGRRSAKAKFEFYRAMLIFYRKHFRRQTALPVHLLVLAAVAAKGGSPLLREVRTPSPLVPTPHPLPAISPEPEPEALR, encoded by the coding sequence ATGACCGACCTCGGTATCGTCATCGTCAATTACAACACCGTCGACCAACTGCGGCGGGCGCTGCACACTCTGTTCGAAAACACCGGCGACTTGTCGATCCGCGTCGTCGTGGTCGACAACGCCTCGCCGGACGACAGTGTCGGCATGGTCCAGCGCGAATTCCCGCAGGCGCACGTCATCGCCAGCGACACCAACGGCGGGTTCAGCATCGCCAACAACCACGGTTTGCGCTGGTTGGGCTTCCGCGAGGATGGCGTATCGGCCGACGCGCCGCGTTACGTGCTGCTGCTCAATCCGGACACCGAAACGCCACCCGGCACGCTGCCGGCGATGGTGCAGTTCATGGACGCCAACCCGGATGTCGGAATCAGCGGGCCGCGCCTGCTGCAAGCCGACGGGTCGCTCGATCTGGCGTGCCGGCGCAGCTTTCCGACACCGTGGGTCGCCTTTACCCACTTCAGCGGCCTCGCCAAGCGCTTTCCCGACAGCCCGCGGTTCGCGCGCTATAACCTCACGTTCAAAGACCCGCTCGGGACGTATGACGTCGACTCGGTCGTCGGCGCGTTCACGCTCGTCCGGCGCGAGTGCCTGACACAGATCGGCCTGATGGACGAGACATTCTTCATGTACGGCGAAGACCTCGACTGGTGCTTCCGCGCCAAGCAGGCTGGCTGGCGCGTGATGTACGTTGGCGCGCATCATCTGCTGCACCTCAAGGGTACCGTGGGCCGGCGCAGCGCGAAGGCCAAATTCGAGTTCTACCGTGCGATGCTGATCTTCTACCGCAAACACTTCCGGCGGCAGACCGCGCTGCCGGTGCATCTGCTCGTGTTGGCGGCGGTGGCTGCCAAAGGCGGGTCACCGCTCTTGCGCGAAGTTCGCACACCGTCGCCGCTGGTCCCGACGCCGCACCCCCTGCCAGCCATTTCACCCGAACCGGAACCGGAGGCGCTGCGATGA
- a CDS encoding sugar phosphate isomerase/epimerase, giving the protein MKIAIQHHLLPGSSLTEQFQHAAEFGFDGVELTAWGLPFVEFGTFSDHTHAVSAAIRVSHLPVSSLCSMAKDDLVHADPAERASRLDGLVNALHYADTLGAAGVIALPLRKQFPVPDLSPIGDAQQLSEQLLVHALKEAIRQTPDAKSLILLEPLNRYETPYLKTLAHAAAICKAVGSPRVKIMADLFHMVLEEKDLPAALADNAALIGHVHLADSNRQLPGQGHTDFTACFKALRSANYDGWFALECGVTGKLNEVLPATVKHLRACWDAAQ; this is encoded by the coding sequence ATGAAGATTGCCATTCAGCACCACTTGCTTCCCGGCTCGTCATTGACCGAACAGTTCCAGCACGCCGCAGAGTTCGGGTTCGACGGCGTCGAACTCACCGCATGGGGCCTGCCGTTTGTCGAGTTCGGCACGTTCAGCGATCACACCCATGCGGTCAGCGCGGCGATTCGCGTCTCGCACCTGCCGGTCTCCAGCCTGTGCAGCATGGCGAAGGACGACCTTGTCCACGCCGACCCCGCCGAGCGGGCGAGCCGTCTCGACGGGTTGGTGAACGCGCTGCACTATGCCGACACGCTTGGCGCGGCCGGCGTGATCGCGCTGCCGCTGCGCAAGCAGTTCCCCGTGCCTGACCTGTCGCCCATCGGCGACGCGCAGCAGCTTTCCGAACAGCTTCTCGTCCACGCGCTCAAGGAAGCGATTCGTCAAACGCCAGACGCCAAATCGTTGATTCTGCTCGAACCGCTGAACCGGTACGAGACTCCGTACCTCAAGACGCTGGCGCACGCGGCGGCCATCTGTAAAGCGGTCGGCAGCCCGCGCGTGAAGATCATGGCCGACCTGTTCCACATGGTGCTCGAGGAGAAAGACCTGCCCGCCGCGCTGGCCGACAACGCCGCGCTGATCGGGCACGTGCATCTGGCCGATAGCAACCGTCAACTGCCGGGGCAGGGCCACACCGACTTCACGGCGTGCTTCAAGGCGCTGCGGTCTGCCAACTACGACGGTTGGTTCGCGCTCGAATGCGGCGTGACCGGCAAGCTCAACGAGGTCCTGCCGGCCACCGTCAAGCACCTGCGGGCCTGCTGGGACGC